The following proteins come from a genomic window of Winogradskyella sp. PC-19:
- a CDS encoding gliding motility-associated C-terminal domain-containing protein, which yields MRYKIISYICLFFFASIGYAQDISLFNQLNGRYDYTAIGNTLNISENGSLGLCDILASSSADLQLDTNQTVIVAYLYWAGSGTGDTNILLNGIEVSAERTFSDSLDETRVFFAAFADVTDIITEQGSTTYTISEFDISSIIGPFCPSGTNFGGWAITVIYEDASLPLNQLNIYDGLQSVPESLTVTLDNLNVLDNDNAKIGFIAWEGDRALAVNEQLTINGNLIGNPPLNPTNNAFNGTNSFTGATNLFNMDIDVYNIQDNIAIGDTSATISLTSGQDFVMINNIITVLNSQLPDATIEIDTINLECDSRLVAIDYTISNVNSTGVLPQNTPIAFYANDILVGQSQTTTDIPINGTETDSISLTIPEEIPDDFILTIIVDDDGTSNGIITETNENNNATSENISLLIIPETVTLPSLLSCNLGFEKGKFDLSLAIDDLEEFSSADFNFFENLTDLQTNTNPILDAENYTNTSNPQTVYVRLEKDICYEIFQFQLNIENCPPTIPQGFSPNNDTINDWFNIQGLYDIFTNHELKIYSRLGNLIFEGNDNKAWTGYSNRGINNGNLVPVGTYYYVLNLNDINYKPVMGWVYINY from the coding sequence AAGCTATATATGTCTATTTTTTTTCGCATCAATAGGTTATGCGCAAGACATCAGCTTATTTAATCAGCTAAATGGACGCTACGATTATACAGCTATTGGAAATACACTTAATATTTCTGAAAACGGAAGCCTAGGTTTATGTGATATACTTGCAAGTTCTTCGGCTGACTTACAACTAGATACTAATCAAACTGTTATTGTCGCTTACTTATATTGGGCAGGTTCAGGAACAGGAGATACTAATATTTTACTTAATGGTATTGAAGTTTCTGCAGAGCGTACCTTTAGTGATTCTCTAGATGAAACAAGAGTCTTTTTTGCTGCATTTGCAGATGTAACCGATATTATTACAGAACAAGGAAGTACGACATATACCATTTCGGAATTTGATATTTCTTCAATTATAGGACCTTTTTGTCCTTCAGGTACAAATTTTGGGGGTTGGGCCATAACTGTTATTTATGAAGACGCTTCACTACCTCTAAATCAACTTAATATTTATGACGGACTACAAAGTGTTCCTGAATCTCTTACAGTAACCTTGGACAATCTTAATGTTTTGGATAATGATAATGCCAAAATTGGTTTTATCGCTTGGGAAGGTGATCGTGCTCTTGCAGTTAATGAGCAGCTAACTATTAATGGAAATCTCATTGGTAACCCACCATTAAACCCAACAAATAATGCCTTTAATGGCACTAATAGCTTTACAGGTGCTACCAATCTATTTAATATGGATATTGATGTCTATAATATTCAGGACAATATTGCTATTGGAGATACCTCAGCTACTATTAGCCTAACATCAGGTCAAGACTTTGTAATGATTAACAATATTATTACTGTGTTAAATAGCCAATTACCAGATGCCACAATAGAAATTGATACTATAAATTTAGAATGTGATAGCCGATTGGTTGCTATAGATTATACAATCAGCAACGTTAATAGTACTGGTGTATTACCACAAAACACACCTATAGCATTTTATGCAAATGATATACTTGTGGGTCAATCGCAAACTACGACTGATATTCCTATCAATGGAACTGAAACTGATTCTATTAGCTTAACAATACCTGAAGAAATACCAGATGACTTTATACTTACTATAATTGTAGATGATGATGGCACATCAAACGGTATAATTACTGAAACTAATGAAAATAATAACGCTACGTCAGAAAACATATCTCTTTTAATTATTCCGGAGACTGTGACTTTACCATCGCTATTATCTTGTAATTTAGGCTTTGAAAAAGGGAAATTTGATTTATCATTAGCCATTGATGATTTGGAAGAATTCTCAAGTGCAGACTTTAATTTTTTTGAAAATTTAACTGATTTACAAACTAATACAAATCCAATTTTGGATGCAGAAAATTATACGAATACATCAAATCCTCAAACTGTTTATGTTAGATTAGAAAAGGATATTTGTTATGAAATTTTTCAATTTCAACTTAATATAGAGAATTGTCCTCCTACAATTCCTCAAGGATTTTCACCAAATAATGATACCATAAATGACTGGTTTAATATTCAAGGTCTTTATGACATATTTACCAATCACGAACTTAAAATATATAGTCGCTTGGGTAATTTAATCTTTGAAGGTAATGATAACAAAGCCTGGACTGGCTATTCTAATAGAGGAATTAATAATGGAAATTTAGTCCCTGTTGGTACCTATTATTATGTTTTAAATCTCAATGATATAAACTATAAACCAGTGATGGGTTGGGTGTATATTAATTATTAA